One stretch of Rhodoferax lithotrophicus DNA includes these proteins:
- a CDS encoding IscS subfamily cysteine desulfurase, with amino-acid sequence MPDISRDKVNFRTVQPVYLDYAATTPVDRRVASKMIPYLTEIYGNPASRSHAFGWAADEAVELAREQVCALINADPREIAWTSGATESNNLAIKGVAHFHKGKGKHLVTVATEHKAVLDSMRELEREGFEVTVLPVLPSGLLDHAVFEAALRPDTVLASVMMVNNETGVIQDVAALGTICRAKGVLFHVDAAQAAGKVAIDLDVLPIDLMSLSAHKIYGPKGIGALYVRRKPRVRIEAQMHGGGHERGMRSGTLPTHQIVGMGEAFWLAREHMTADNARIKTLRNRLWAGFEKMDAVVLNGDLEQRAVQYLNVSFNYVEGESLLMGIKGVAVSSGSACTSASLEPSYVLRALGRSDELAHSSVRFSIGRFTTEQDIDFTIEQVTQVVTKLRSMSPLWDMVQAGIDLNSIQWSEH; translated from the coding sequence ATGCCAGATATCAGCCGCGACAAGGTTAACTTTCGCACGGTTCAGCCGGTCTACCTTGACTATGCGGCCACTACGCCAGTAGATCGCCGTGTGGCCAGCAAGATGATCCCTTATCTGACGGAAATTTATGGCAATCCCGCCAGCCGTTCCCATGCTTTTGGCTGGGCTGCTGATGAAGCCGTTGAGCTGGCCCGTGAGCAAGTGTGTGCACTGATCAACGCTGATCCGCGTGAAATCGCCTGGACCTCCGGTGCCACTGAATCCAACAACCTGGCTATCAAAGGTGTTGCCCACTTTCACAAAGGCAAAGGCAAACATTTGGTCACCGTGGCCACCGAACACAAGGCGGTGCTGGACAGCATGCGCGAGCTGGAGCGTGAGGGTTTTGAGGTGACCGTGCTGCCGGTGTTGCCCAGCGGTTTGCTCGATCACGCGGTGTTTGAAGCAGCCCTGCGCCCCGATACGGTGTTGGCCTCGGTCATGATGGTCAACAACGAGACCGGTGTCATTCAGGACGTGGCCGCCTTGGGCACCATTTGCCGCGCCAAGGGTGTGCTGTTCCATGTGGATGCGGCGCAGGCCGCGGGCAAGGTGGCGATTGATCTGGATGTGTTGCCTATCGACCTGATGTCACTCTCGGCCCACAAGATTTATGGTCCCAAGGGGATTGGCGCCTTGTATGTGCGGCGCAAACCGCGCGTGCGTATTGAGGCGCAAATGCACGGTGGTGGCCACGAGCGTGGTATGCGCTCGGGCACCCTGCCGACCCACCAGATTGTCGGCATGGGCGAAGCCTTCTGGCTGGCGCGTGAGCACATGACGGCGGACAACGCCCGCATTAAAACCCTGCGGAACCGGCTCTGGGCGGGCTTTGAGAAGATGGATGCGGTGGTGCTTAATGGTGACCTTGAGCAGCGTGCTGTGCAGTATCTGAACGTGAGCTTCAACTATGTTGAAGGGGAGTCACTGCTGATGGGCATCAAGGGGGTGGCCGTGTCGTCGGGGTCGGCCTGTACGTCAGCCTCGCTGGAGCCCAGCTATGTGCTGCGTGCCTTGGGTCGCAGTGACGAGTTGGCGCACAGCTCGGTACGGTTTTCGATTGGCCGCTTCACCACCGAGCAAGACATTGATTTCACCATTGAGCAGGTCACCCAGGTGGTCACCAAACTGCGTTCCATGAGTCCATTGTGGGACATGGTGCAGGCCGGTATTGACCTCAATTCGATCCAGTGGTCTGAACACTGA
- the iscU gene encoding Fe-S cluster assembly scaffold IscU, producing MAYSDKVVDHYENPRNVGTFEAGDDSIGTGMVGAPACGDVMRLQIRVNAQGVIEDAKFKTYGCGSAIASSSLVTEWVRGRTLDEALAIKNADIAEELALPPVKIHCSILAEDAIKAAVADFRSRHPVGAATLVSEQPACASSTR from the coding sequence ATGGCATACAGCGACAAGGTCGTCGACCACTACGAAAACCCACGCAATGTAGGCACCTTTGAGGCAGGTGATGACAGCATTGGCACCGGCATGGTGGGTGCACCGGCTTGCGGTGATGTGATGCGGCTGCAAATCCGCGTCAACGCCCAGGGTGTCATTGAAGACGCCAAGTTCAAGACCTATGGTTGTGGCTCGGCCATTGCGTCCAGCTCACTGGTCACCGAATGGGTGCGCGGGCGCACGCTGGACGAGGCACTGGCCATCAAAAACGCCGACATTGCCGAAGAACTGGCCCTGCCGCCGGTGAAGATTCACTGCTCGATCCTGGCCGAAGATGCCATCAAGGCCGCTGTGGCCGACTTTCGCTCACGCCACCCGGTGGGCGCGGCCACGCTGGTGTCCGAGCAACCGGCTTGCGCCTCCAGTACGCGCTAA
- the erpA gene encoding iron-sulfur cluster insertion protein ErpA, which yields MQAALTTDRASQPGLMPSPLEFTPAAAAKVAELIVEEGNPDLKLRLYVTGGGCSGFSYGFAFDDQIAEDDTQTITAGVALVVDAMSLQYVLGARVDFEDGLEGSRFVIHNPNAQTTCGCGSSFSV from the coding sequence ATGCAAGCAGCTCTGACCACTGACCGCGCCAGCCAACCCGGCCTGATGCCCAGCCCGCTCGAATTCACGCCCGCCGCAGCCGCCAAGGTGGCCGAGCTGATTGTGGAAGAGGGCAACCCCGACCTGAAGTTGCGCCTGTACGTGACGGGTGGCGGCTGCTCCGGCTTCTCTTACGGTTTTGCTTTTGACGACCAGATTGCCGAAGACGACACCCAGACCATCACCGCCGGTGTGGCGCTGGTGGTGGATGCCATGAGCCTGCAATACGTGCTGGGGGCGCGGGTGGATTTTGAAGACGGGCTGGAAGGTTCGCGTTTTGTCATTCACAACCCGAATGCCCAGACCACTTGTGGCTGCGGCAGCTCGTTCTCGGTTTAA
- the iscA gene encoding iron-sulfur cluster assembly protein IscA, whose translation MSVSLTPAAARHVTKSLTKRGSGIGLRLAVKTSGCNGFAYALEFVDATNPDDECFETHGVKVIVDPRSLGMLAGTELDFVREGLNEGFKFNNPNAKANCGCGESFAV comes from the coding sequence ATGTCTGTCTCATTGACCCCCGCCGCTGCACGGCACGTGACGAAATCCCTGACCAAACGCGGCAGCGGCATTGGCCTGCGCCTGGCGGTCAAAACCAGTGGTTGCAACGGCTTTGCCTATGCGCTTGAGTTTGTTGATGCCACCAATCCTGACGATGAATGTTTTGAAACCCACGGCGTGAAGGTCATTGTGGACCCGCGCAGCCTGGGCATGCTGGCAGGCACCGAGCTGGACTTTGTGCGTGAAGGCCTGAATGAAGGCTTCAAGTTCAACAACCCCAACGCTAAGGCCAATTGCGGCTGCGGCGAGAGTTTCGCCGTCTAA
- the hscA gene encoding Fe-S protein assembly chaperone HscA, with protein MALLQIAEPGQSAAPHQHRLAAGIDLGTTNSLIATVQSAVARALPDEDGAMLLPSVVRYLPGNGIVVGREAQESQADDPENTIVSVKRFMGRSLADVKEAAGLPYRFTDAPGMVGIHTVCGERSPVQVSAEILTALRERAEYSLGGPLAGVVITVPAYFDDAQRQATKDAARLAGLTVLRLLNEPTAAAIAYGLDKAAEGTFAIYDLGGGTFDISILRLSKGVFEVLATGGDSALGGDDFDHAIAEWFCTQHGIHGLSALPPGAQRSLLAASRAAKEALSTHETTALSLAGGDGAAQQAILSRTQFTELGAGLIARTMHATKRALRDSLLSIDDITGVVLVGGSTRMPIARDAVRQFFDQEPLVDIDPDQVVAIGAALQANVLAGNGSGGDDWLLLDVCPLSLGIETMGGLVEKIIPRNSTLPVARAQEFTTFKDGQTAMSLHVVQGERESVAHCRSLARFELRGIPPAVAGSVHIRVSFQIDADGLLSVTAREQVSGIEAHIEVKPTYGLADTQISAMLQDAIGASKDDMLLRSLREAQVDARRMLDATQTALSTDAALLSTEEISAIRKAMFKVGDMLETEATLPELRTATAALGAVTDEFAARRMNASISKALAGQTMDSLA; from the coding sequence ATGGCACTGCTGCAAATTGCTGAACCCGGTCAAAGTGCCGCGCCACACCAGCATCGGCTGGCGGCGGGTATCGATCTGGGCACCACCAACTCGCTGATTGCCACGGTGCAAAGTGCCGTAGCGCGAGCACTGCCAGACGAAGACGGGGCGATGTTGCTGCCTTCTGTGGTGCGTTACCTGCCTGGCAACGGCATTGTGGTGGGGCGTGAGGCACAAGAGAGTCAAGCCGATGACCCGGAAAACACCATCGTCTCCGTCAAACGTTTCATGGGCCGCAGCTTGGCCGACGTGAAAGAAGCGGCAGGTTTGCCTTACCGTTTTACCGACGCGCCCGGCATGGTCGGTATCCATACCGTGTGTGGCGAACGCTCCCCGGTGCAGGTGTCGGCAGAAATTTTGACCGCACTGCGTGAACGTGCTGAATATTCCCTCGGCGGCCCCTTGGCTGGCGTGGTGATCACCGTGCCCGCCTACTTTGACGATGCCCAGCGCCAGGCCACCAAGGACGCGGCGCGGCTGGCTGGCTTGACGGTGTTGCGCCTGCTCAACGAGCCCACGGCCGCGGCCATTGCCTACGGGCTGGACAAGGCGGCCGAAGGCACGTTTGCCATTTACGACCTGGGCGGTGGCACGTTTGACATCTCCATCCTGCGCCTGTCCAAAGGCGTGTTTGAGGTGCTGGCCACCGGTGGTGATTCGGCCCTGGGTGGCGACGACTTTGACCACGCCATTGCTGAATGGTTTTGCACCCAGCATGGCATCCACGGCTTGTCGGCCTTGCCTCCCGGCGCTCAGCGCAGCCTGCTGGCCGCTTCACGTGCGGCCAAAGAAGCACTGTCGACGCACGAAACCACGGCGCTGTCACTGGCAGGAGGGGACGGAGCTGCCCAGCAAGCCATCCTGTCACGCACCCAGTTTACTGAACTCGGGGCGGGCTTGATTGCCCGCACCATGCACGCCACCAAGCGGGCGCTGCGTGACTCCCTGCTTTCCATTGACGACATCACCGGTGTGGTGCTGGTGGGGGGCTCGACCCGCATGCCGATTGCCCGCGACGCGGTGCGCCAGTTTTTTGACCAGGAGCCCTTGGTCGACATTGACCCCGACCAGGTGGTGGCCATTGGTGCCGCGCTGCAAGCCAATGTGCTGGCCGGCAACGGCAGTGGTGGTGACGACTGGCTGCTGCTGGACGTGTGCCCGCTGTCGCTCGGCATCGAGACCATGGGCGGCCTGGTAGAAAAAATCATCCCACGCAACTCCACCCTGCCGGTGGCCCGTGCACAAGAGTTCACCACCTTCAAAGATGGCCAAACCGCCATGTCGCTGCACGTGGTGCAGGGCGAACGTGAGAGCGTGGCGCATTGCCGATCACTGGCGCGGTTTGAGCTGCGCGGCATTCCACCGGCGGTGGCGGGCTCGGTGCACATTCGGGTGAGTTTTCAGATTGATGCCGACGGGCTGCTGTCGGTCACCGCACGGGAACAAGTCAGCGGCATTGAGGCCCACATCGAGGTCAAGCCCACCTACGGCCTGGCCGACACCCAAATTTCAGCCATGTTGCAGGATGCCATCGGCGCGTCCAAAGACGACATGCTGCTGCGCTCCTTGCGTGAGGCACAGGTCGATGCCCGGCGTATGCTGGATGCCACGCAAACCGCGCTCAGCACCGATGCTGCGCTGCTGTCCACTGAGGAAATCAGCGCCATCCGCAAGGCCATGTTCAAGGTTGGTGACATGCTGGAAACCGAAGCCACCTTGCCCGAGTTACGCACCGCCACCGCCGCTCTGGGCGCGGTGACCGACGAGTTCGCCGCCCGACGCATGAATGCCTCCATCAGCAAAGCGCTGGCCGGACAAACCATGGACAGCCTGGCCTGA
- the fdx gene encoding ISC system 2Fe-2S type ferredoxin — MPKVRLLPHPDLCPEGREIEVKPGASLCQSLLKAGVEIEHACEMVAACSTCHVYVREGGASLAEPDDNEDDQLDNAWGLEAQSRLACCVKLKDTDITVEFPKHTRNHAREH; from the coding sequence ATGCCCAAAGTCCGCCTACTACCCCACCCCGATCTGTGCCCCGAAGGGCGCGAGATCGAAGTCAAACCCGGCGCATCTTTGTGCCAGAGCTTGCTCAAAGCCGGGGTGGAGATCGAGCACGCCTGCGAGATGGTGGCGGCCTGTTCCACCTGCCATGTCTACGTGCGCGAAGGCGGCGCGTCGCTGGCCGAGCCCGACGACAATGAAGACGACCAGCTCGACAACGCCTGGGGCCTGGAAGCCCAGTCGCGGCTGGCCTGCTGCGTGAAGCTGAAAGACACCGACATCACGGTGGAGTTCCCCAAACACACGCGCAACCATGCGCGGGAGCATTAA
- a CDS encoding methyl-accepting chemotaxis protein produces MKLNDIHVTHKLWGTILGLMVVLLTATAFTMYQSDKVMGKMLVDVEHYENNIANAILWQGLTETNTERVLVVIASSDPAIESFFGDRQKAGTLTISEVQAKVRESAVSEPEKMALAKIGDARSTLLNTLKKLPEIKAANDAEVRRNFAFKEFLPTAVVYIDALKSFVKLQEDQRDKAKLEAIAARSNTFLLGVGIVVLVVAIGIWLAMALVQSITQPLARAVKAAQAISDGDLTQRLENDRKDEFGQLLQALIGMTARLHGLVSQVRSGVDSVSIASTEIANGNQDLSARTEQTAANLQETASSMEELTNTLAQSADTARQANQLASNAASAATRGGEVMSQVVNSMQEINSSSKKIADIIGVIDGIAFQTNILALNAAVEAARAGEQGRGFAVVASEVRSLAGRSAEAAKEIKTLIGASVDAVDAGAAQVTQAGDAMTEIVSSVRHVSDLIGEITSSTSEQRDGISQVNQAVANLDQMTQQNAALVEESAAAAAALRDQAQRLAEVVSVFNVGTAHTVQSTAAYRPPPPAKKVATPSLPKKPMKLVPHQPTVAKVKNDEWESF; encoded by the coding sequence ATGAAACTGAACGATATCCACGTCACGCACAAATTGTGGGGGACGATTTTGGGATTGATGGTGGTCTTGTTGACTGCGACGGCTTTCACCATGTACCAATCAGACAAGGTGATGGGGAAAATGCTTGTGGATGTTGAGCATTACGAAAACAACATTGCCAACGCCATTCTGTGGCAAGGCCTGACAGAGACCAATACCGAGCGGGTACTGGTGGTCATCGCCAGCAGCGATCCTGCCATCGAGAGTTTTTTCGGAGATCGCCAGAAGGCCGGTACGCTGACGATCAGCGAGGTGCAAGCCAAGGTACGTGAGTCGGCTGTCTCAGAGCCGGAAAAGATGGCACTGGCCAAAATTGGCGATGCCCGCAGCACATTGCTGAACACGCTTAAAAAATTGCCAGAGATCAAGGCCGCCAATGATGCCGAGGTTCGCCGCAATTTTGCGTTCAAGGAATTTCTGCCCACCGCCGTGGTTTATATCGACGCGCTCAAGAGTTTTGTCAAGCTGCAGGAAGATCAGCGTGACAAGGCCAAGCTTGAGGCGATTGCTGCCCGCAGCAATACCTTTTTGCTCGGGGTGGGGATTGTGGTTTTGGTGGTAGCCATCGGCATTTGGCTGGCCATGGCATTGGTGCAATCCATCACACAGCCGCTGGCGCGTGCGGTCAAGGCTGCCCAGGCGATCAGCGACGGTGACCTGACACAACGGCTGGAGAATGATCGCAAGGATGAATTTGGCCAGTTACTCCAGGCGTTGATCGGCATGACGGCACGTTTGCATGGACTTGTTTCGCAAGTTCGCTCAGGTGTCGACTCGGTGTCCATCGCCTCCACTGAAATTGCCAATGGAAACCAGGACCTGTCGGCGCGTACCGAGCAAACGGCCGCAAACTTGCAAGAAACGGCCTCCAGTATGGAGGAGCTGACAAACACATTGGCACAGTCGGCCGATACGGCGCGCCAAGCCAACCAGCTTGCATCAAACGCCGCCAGTGCCGCCACACGTGGTGGAGAGGTGATGAGTCAGGTGGTGAACAGCATGCAGGAAATCAACAGCTCGTCGAAGAAAATCGCCGACATCATTGGCGTAATCGATGGAATTGCCTTCCAGACCAATATCCTGGCACTGAACGCTGCGGTGGAAGCTGCACGCGCAGGCGAACAGGGGCGCGGTTTTGCCGTGGTGGCCTCAGAGGTGCGGTCACTGGCCGGGCGCAGTGCAGAGGCCGCCAAGGAAATCAAGACACTGATTGGCGCCTCGGTCGATGCGGTGGATGCCGGGGCGGCACAGGTCACCCAGGCTGGTGATGCCATGACCGAGATCGTGAGCAGTGTGCGCCATGTGTCCGACCTGATTGGCGAGATCACCAGTTCAACTTCCGAGCAGCGCGACGGTATCAGCCAGGTGAACCAGGCTGTTGCCAATCTGGATCAGATGACGCAGCAAAATGCGGCTCTGGTCGAGGAGTCGGCTGCGGCCGCAGCTGCGTTACGTGATCAGGCACAACGCCTGGCCGAGGTGGTCTCGGTATTTAATGTCGGCACGGCCCACACGGTGCAGAGCACGGCGGCGTATAGACCCCCGCCACCGGCGAAAAAAGTCGCCACGCCATCGTTGCCCAAAAAACCCATGAAGCTGGTACCGCACCAGCCGACCGTTGCCAAGGTGAAGAACGATGAGTGGGAGAGTTTTTGA
- a CDS encoding Lrp/AsnC family transcriptional regulator has translation MKLDRYDQQILDILQADARINNQDLADRIGLSPSPCLRRVRALEESGLITGYRAMLDAKKLGLSLMALVHIAMDRHTPERFANFETTVGLLPEVLECLLITGQDADYQLKVVVRDMDHYQALLLNKLTRIEGVTGVHSSFVLRQVVTKTALPVEIGVA, from the coding sequence ATGAAACTTGATCGCTATGACCAGCAAATCCTCGACATTCTGCAAGCCGATGCCCGCATCAACAACCAGGACCTGGCCGACCGCATTGGCCTGTCGCCTTCGCCCTGCCTGCGCCGGGTGCGGGCGCTGGAGGAGTCGGGTCTGATCACCGGTTACCGCGCCATGCTGGATGCCAAAAAGCTGGGCCTGTCACTGATGGCGCTGGTGCACATTGCCATGGATCGGCACACACCCGAGCGTTTTGCCAACTTCGAGACCACGGTGGGCCTGCTGCCCGAGGTGCTGGAGTGCCTGCTGATCACCGGGCAGGATGCCGACTACCAGCTCAAGGTAGTGGTGCGCGACATGGACCACTACCAAGCGCTGCTGCTCAACAAGCTCACCCGCATCGAAGGGGTCACCGGCGTGCACTCCAGCTTTGTGCTGCGTCAAGTGGTGACGAAGACGGCGCTGCCGGTGGAGATAGGTGTGGCGTGA
- a CDS encoding YciI family protein, with amino-acid sequence MFRYLVMTVRTPQFQPSVIDAHYAFLERLRQQNQLELAGPFTDKSGGAYLIKAASLDEAKALAFSDPVHTSGSSIVTVYEWNAK; translated from the coding sequence ATGTTTCGTTATTTGGTCATGACCGTTCGCACGCCGCAGTTTCAGCCGTCGGTGATCGACGCGCACTACGCGTTTCTGGAGCGTTTGCGCCAGCAGAATCAGCTTGAATTGGCTGGGCCGTTCACCGACAAGTCGGGCGGCGCTTACCTGATCAAGGCCGCCAGCCTGGACGAAGCCAAAGCCCTGGCCTTCAGTGACCCGGTGCACACCAGCGGCTCGTCCATCGTCACGGTCTACGAATGGAATGCCAAGTGA
- a CDS encoding GNAT family N-acetyltransferase, protein MTLEWRDTQDGVDWDELTELYRLAPLGNKKAAELQTVFSASLFKCFVYDAGQLVGAGRVLADGVDCAYLCDVAVHPSFQGTGLGKALVSRLVALSRHHKKIILYAVPGKEVFYRKLGFRRMNTAMAIFADPAQALERGYIRED, encoded by the coding sequence ATGACCCTGGAATGGCGAGACACCCAGGATGGTGTGGACTGGGACGAACTGACCGAGCTGTACCGACTCGCCCCACTGGGCAACAAAAAGGCCGCTGAATTACAAACCGTGTTCAGCGCCAGCCTGTTCAAGTGTTTTGTTTACGACGCGGGCCAACTGGTTGGCGCAGGCCGGGTGCTGGCCGACGGGGTCGATTGCGCCTACCTCTGCGATGTGGCCGTGCACCCGAGTTTTCAGGGTACGGGGCTGGGCAAGGCCTTGGTGTCCCGGCTGGTGGCGTTGTCGCGCCACCACAAAAAAATCATCCTGTATGCGGTACCTGGCAAAGAGGTGTTTTACCGCAAACTGGGTTTCAGACGCATGAACACGGCCATGGCTATCTTTGCTGACCCAGCGCAGGCGCTGGAGCGAGGGTATATCCGAGAAGACTGA
- a CDS encoding GyrI-like domain-containing protein, with amino-acid sequence MDKIDLKKDLKSLYQPSAKQVVEVDVPAFKFLMIDGEGDPNTAPSYAQAIEALFAVSYTAKFMLKKGAQSIDYAVMPLEGLWWADDMSAFVSGDKAQWKWTMMVMQPSFVPDDLIHAAMLEAQKKKNLPGIDRLRLEEFAEGHCAQVLHIGPFSEEGPTIERLHAYMDARGGRTGKHHEIYLSDIRRADPKKWKTIVRQPMS; translated from the coding sequence ATGGACAAAATCGACCTCAAGAAAGACCTCAAATCGCTCTACCAACCCAGTGCCAAACAGGTGGTGGAAGTGGACGTACCGGCGTTCAAATTTCTGATGATTGACGGTGAAGGTGATCCGAACACGGCACCAAGCTATGCGCAGGCCATCGAGGCTCTGTTTGCGGTGTCCTACACCGCCAAATTCATGCTCAAGAAAGGGGCACAGTCCATCGACTACGCCGTCATGCCGCTGGAAGGGCTGTGGTGGGCTGATGACATGTCGGCTTTTGTCAGCGGTGACAAGGCTCAATGGAAGTGGACCATGATGGTGATGCAACCGTCATTTGTGCCCGATGACCTCATCCATGCAGCCATGCTGGAAGCCCAAAAGAAGAAAAACCTGCCCGGCATCGACCGGTTGCGGCTGGAGGAGTTTGCAGAAGGGCATTGTGCTCAGGTACTGCACATCGGCCCGTTTTCAGAAGAAGGGCCAACGATTGAGCGCCTGCACGCCTACATGGATGCGCGGGGCGGGCGCACCGGCAAACACCACGAGATTTACCTCAGCGACATCCGCCGGGCCGACCCGAAGAAGTGGAAAACCATCGTCCGTCAACCCATGTCCTAA